TCGGCCGCGGTGCGCTCGTTGTCGTCCACGATCAGCTCGGGATCAGGCACCGAGGCCGAGAGAGGCAGGCCCTGACCCGGGTTGGTGCCCCAGGTGACGAAGGGCGAGAGCTCCGCCGCGTCCAGGATCACCTCGGCATCGAAAACCGCGTCGTCGTCGGTGGTCAGGCTCGACCAGTAGGCGACGGCGGCGTCCCAGTCGGCCCCCTTCGGGGCGTGCGGACGACCTTGGATGTAGTCGTAGGTGGTCTGGTCGGGGGCGATCATCCCGGCCCGGGCGCCGGCTTCGATGGACATGTTGGCCACCGTCATCCTGGCTTCCATCGACAGGGCGCGGATGGCCGACCCTCGGTACTCCAGGACGTATCCCTGTCCGCCGCCGGTCCCGATCTTGGCGATGACGGCCAGGATGATGTCCTTGGCCGTGACGCCCGGCGCCAGCTCGCCGTCGACCGTGACCGCCATGGTCTTGAACGGCTTGAGCGGCAACGTCTGGGTGGCCATCACGTGCTCGACCTCACTGGTGCCGATGCCGAAGGCGAGCGCGCCGAACGCGCCGTGGGTCGAAGTGTGCGAGTCGCCGCAGACGATCGTCATACCGGGCTGGGTGATCCCCATCTGGGGGCCCACGACGTGGACGATGCCCTGCTCGAAGTCGCCCATCGGGAACAGCCGGACGCCGAACTCCGCGCAGTTGGACCGCAGCTTCTCGATCTGGGTGCGTGAGACCTCGTCGGCGATCGGGAGATTGATGCCGGTGGTCGGCACGTTGTGATCCTCGGTAGCCAGCGTCAGGTCGGGCCGGCGAACCGGGC
This window of the Nakamurella panacisegetis genome carries:
- the leuC gene encoding 3-isopropylmalate dehydratase large subunit, giving the protein MGRTLAEKVWEAHVVHRAEGEPDLLYIDLHLVHEVTSPQAFDGLRLAGRPVRRPDLTLATEDHNVPTTGINLPIADEVSRTQIEKLRSNCAEFGVRLFPMGDFEQGIVHVVGPQMGITQPGMTIVCGDSHTSTHGAFGALAFGIGTSEVEHVMATQTLPLKPFKTMAVTVDGELAPGVTAKDIILAVIAKIGTGGGQGYVLEYRGSAIRALSMEARMTVANMSIEAGARAGMIAPDQTTYDYIQGRPHAPKGADWDAAVAYWSSLTTDDDAVFDAEVILDAAELSPFVTWGTNPGQGLPLSASVPDPELIVDDNERTAAERALEYMGLTAGTPLREIRVDTVFLGSCTNGRIEDLRAAADILKGKRIDPGLRMLVVPGSMRVKAQAEAEGLDRVFSDAGAEWRSAGCSMCLGMNPDQLAPGERSASTSNRNFEGRQGKGGRTHLVSPLVAAATALRGTLSSPADLVGSER